The Clostridia bacterium genomic interval ACCATGCAGACGGCTCGTATGAGGTGATACATCCCTATATAGACAGAGAAAAAAGAACGGCAACCTTTGTGCTGCGACATTTTTCCGACTTCTCTTTTGCGGAGTGCGAGGACGCGGAGGCGGATATTTCTCTTGCGGGAACGACGCTTTCGTATAAGATCGCTTTGCCGGACGGCGTTTCGTCAAGCATTATCGTAGGGCTTTAAGATGAAAACGGCGTTATGACCGAAAGCAGAGTGATCGATGTTCCCATATCATCTGAAGGAAAGCTCGTGCTGCCCGAATCTCATGAATACAGGGTATTCCTTCTTGATTCCGAAAGCGGCGTTCCGCTTTTGGAAGCGTGGAACAGCCTGTCTTGAGACGAACGATAAAAAAAGCCTGCGTATGAGCACGTACCTCATACGCAGGCTGCTGTTTTAGCAAATTTACTTTGCCGCATCTTCGGGCCTAAAATCGCGGACGACCGTCTTTACCGTGTTCGTCATATTGAGCGCAAACGCCTCTCTCGTCTGGTTGTTTTTAAGAAGGATAGGCTGCACCTCATCGACGATCGCATCGGTTATGGCGTCGTTGTCCATGCCGCTGTCGTGATATCTGAGTATCTTGTCTTTAAGCTCGTCGGCCACTCTTACCGCCGTATCAAAAAATCCGGGCATTTCGGTGAGGTCCATTATATCGGTAGAATGGGGAACAACGAAATAGCGCGCATTTAATTTTCTGAACTTTTCTATTGTATCTATCGCGTCGCTGTAACTCGTAACGTAAGAGGGGAAGTGATCTCCGCTCTTTAAAACTACGCCTACAGACTCGCTCATGAAGTTTATATCGAGCTCCTCAAGATAAAACGCAACGGAGCAGCGCGTATGTCCGGGGGCATCAAGTACGCGCACGGTAATGTCTCCCAAAGATACTCTGTCGCCCTCTTTTAAGGGGATATCGCATACGAGAAGGTCGTTGTCGTAATCAACGGGCGGGAACTCTCCCTTGGGGTCGAAAAGCTGCTTTGCGCCTTCGGCAAGCTGTCTTATAAGCTTTCTTGCATTGGGGCGCGAAAGTATGTTTGCGGCGTGAGTACCGCCGAGCACTTTGACGCCCGGCCAGTGGGCTTTTAAGCTTGCCACTGCGCCGACGTGGTCAAAGTGGGAATGAGTTATAAATATATAGTCGAGAGTGCGACCGCCGAGCTCGCGCTCGATATTTTCAATAAGAGCAGACGCGCAGTATGCGGCTCCCGTGTCGATAACGGCAGTTTTTTCGCTGCCCAAAATAAGGAAAGATTCTCCGCCCTTTCCTCCGGTGACCCGCTTTATTACCTTGTCGAAATCCTTCATTTTGTCCTCCTGTATTTATTTTTTAATTTGCAACCATTTTTAATAATTCCTTAAAAATGCCGATGGGATCTTTTTTGAAGTTCGTCGTTATTATATCGCACTGCATCTTATTGGGAAGCCAGAGCCTTAGATCAAAGAGAGTTTCCGTTTCTCCGATTATCTTGAGTACGGCCGTATACGAGCCTGCCTCATCGTTGTTTGGCGTGTATTCGGCTATGATATGCTCGCCCTCGCTTAAACGCGCAAGAACAAGCGTTGACTCCTTTATCGCGCGTTCGCGTATCGAAAAAGGTATGTTCTTTGTAAACATGCTTATAGCCTCTTCGCCGTCGGCATTTATGTCATATACATCCTTGTCAGATACCTTAAAAACGTGTCCCGACTCCACAAGCTGCGAAAAAGCCTCGCAATAAGTAAAATGCTCGATAAGCTCATCGCTTTTAACAATATCGTCAAGCGCCGTTTTGGGAAGCGCAGTACCGCAGTATTTAAAAATATAAAGGATAAGAAGCTTTGCTTCGGTAATATCCGTAATAACGCCGAAAGGCATAACGCACCTCCAAAGTTTTAAAAAAAAGAGCCTGACAAAACAGCTGTAAAATGCAAAAAGTTTTTTACAAAAATATTATAGCATACGATCGTTGAAATATCAATGAAAATAAGAACAAATAGAAAAAAATCCCATACAAGCTCACTTTTATTAAAAATATCGAATTTCGTCTGTTCTTTCAATGTGTTTTATGATAAAATATATAAGAATATGTTTGTTAAAAGCGCAATTTAATATTATCTGCAATCCGTGATCTGACAGGAAAGCAATTGCTTCGGATAAGGTAAAGATAAACATTACGCTTTTATAAAGGAAGTGAGAAAATGCTTAAAAGTCACGAGAGGTTTCATTACGCAAACGGAAAAAGGCTTATACTTGTTGTTGACGATGAAATTATAAACCGTGAACTTCTAAGAGAAATACTTGAGTCGGATTATGAAATAATCTATGCCGAAGACGGCGAGCAGGCTATGAAGCAGTGCCGCGAGCATAAGAATATGCTGTCGCTTGTGGTGCTCGACCTTATGATGCCCGTCATGTCGGGCATTGAGGTGTTAAAGCAAATAAAAGACGACCCTGATCTTAAGTCGCTGCCGGTAATTGTGGCGACGTCTGATAAACAGGCGGAAGTGGAGAGCTTAAGTCTTGGAGCCGTGGACTTTATCCCTAAACCGTATCCGTCGCACGACGTTATACTTGCGCGTGTGTACCGCACCATAGAGCTTTATGAGGATCGTGAGATAATAAGCCATACAGAACGCGATCCGCTCACGGGACTTTATAACCGCGAGTATTTTTATCGTTATGCGGAGCAATTTGACCAGCATCATAAGAATACCGATATGGACGCCATGATCGTGGACGTAAATCATTTTCATATGATCAACGAGCGCTTCGGAACATCATACGGCGATGATATACTGCGGCGCATCGGTGAAAGACTGCGTGAAATGGTCAATGACATAGACGGCATAGTATGCCGCAGAGAGGCGGATACTTTTTTGGTATATTGCCCTCACGGTAAGAATTACGAAACGATTTTGGAAAACGCTTCAGTGGGACTTACGGGTGACGATTCGGCAAACAACCGAGTCCGTCTCAGAATGGGAGTATATCCTAACGTTGATAAATCGCTTGAAGTTGAACGACGCTTTGACAGGGCTAAAATTGCGGCGGACATGGTGCGCGGCAGTTTTATGAAAACGATAGGCATATATAACAGTACAATGCATAAAAAGGAGCTGTATGACGAACAGCTCATTGAGGACTTTAAAAAGGCCATAGCTCAAAAGCAGTTTAAAGTATACTTCCAGCCGAAATTCGATGTGCGTCCGAACGAGCCCGCGCTTTCAAGCTGCGAGGCGCTTGTGCGCTGGCAGCATCCCGATCTGGGTATGATAAGCCCCGGCGTTTTTATTCCTCTTTTTGAGAATAACGGGCTTATACAGGAGCTTGATATGTATGTCTGGAGAGAATCGGCAAAGTATCAGCGCGAATGGAAAGAAAGACTCGGTTATTCAGTGCCGATCTCGGTAAATGTATCGCGCATAGACATGTACGATTCAAATCTCGTGCCTGCTATGCAAAGCATAATCCGTGATAACGGTATTTCTTATGACGATATTATTTTGGAAATAACCGAATCGGCCTACACACAGGATTCGGAACAGATAGTACAGACGGTAAACAGACTCAGAAAACTGGGCTTTCGTATCGAAATGGACGATTTCGGTACAGGATATTCGTCTCTTAATATGATCTCAAGCCTGCCGATAGACGCTTTAAAGCTTGACATGCAGTTTATACGCAGCGCATTTTCCGAAAACGGCGATACGCGTATGCTTGAGGTGATAATAGATATTGCCGATTATCTAAAGGTACCGGTTATTGCTGAAGGCGTTGAAACGGAACATCAGCTAAAGGCGCTCAAAGATATGGGATGCGACATCGTTCAGGGATACTATTTTTCAAAACCGCTTCCCGCCGAAGAGTTTGAATCGTTCATAATAGATGCAAAAAGAGCAAAAGAAATCGAGCAGGAGAATGATCGTTTAGAAGATAACAAGGAGGCTTTGATCGCGCCGGCCGAAAAAGAGACTTCGCAGGATACAGAGGACAAAAATGAGCCGAAAACCAAAAACGAAAAGGTTCGCCACGGCTGGCAGCTTAGAACGACCAGCTACTTTTTCGTTATACTTGCATTTCTTGCGGCGGTAGCGCTCTTTGTTGCCGACATATCGGTAACGCGCGGATATGAGCGAATGGAGCAGGCAAGCAACAGATACATAATGGCGCAGCTGGCCGCATCGAATATGGAGTCGGGCTCCGATTATCTTACAGACAGAGTGCGCTGCTTCGTTGTAACGGGTGAGATGGAATACCTTGATGATTTCTTTGAGGAGGTTGAGATAACCAAGCGGCGTGACCTTGCGCTGTCTGACCTTGAAACGCTGCTCAAAGGAAACGACAGCGGCGCGTATTCAAGTCTGGCGCTGGCGCTTGATCTTTCCAATGAGCTTGTAGGCAGAGAATATCTTGCGATGCGTCTTGTGCTTGAGGCGGGCGATTATAATATGGCCGATATTCCAAAGGAGATATCAAGCGTAGTGTTGAGCGAGGAGGACATGGCGCTTAGCGCACAGCAGCAGAGGGAAAAGGCTCAAAAGCTCGTTTTTGACAATACATATATGCATTATAAGGACCGAATACGTGAGAACGTAAGTCTTTGCACACAGGAGCTTATACGAACTTCGAGCCTTGAACTTGAGCAGGCTTCTGCACAGATGATGCTGTATACCAATATACAGACCGTGCTTACGATACTGTTTCTTCTTATAGTGCTTCTCATCGTGCTCTTTGTAAGTATTCAGGTACGCATACCGCTTACGCGCATGGTAGAGCTTATGAGAAAGCAGGAGGAAGTGCCGCCTACAGGAGCGGAGGAGCTTCAATTTGTAACGAGGACATATAATGCTATACTCAAAGAGAATTTATTGGCGCGTGAAGAGCTCAGTCATGAGGCGTCGCACGACAGACTGACGGGACTCTTTAACCGCGGCGCATATGAAATGATGCTTGAAAGCGTAGATGTAGATCATATGGCGCTCATACTCGTTGATGTGGATTACTTTAAATCGGTGAACGACACATACGGACACGACATAGGCGACAAGGTGTTAAAGCGTGTTGCCGAAGTATTGAAGCATAGTTTCCGTTCGGTCGATATTATCTGTCGTATCGGCGGAGATGAGTTTGTTGTTATCATGACGCGTGCCGACAGCACCATGAGGGAGCTTGTTCGTTCCAAGATAGCGCGTGCAAACGAGCTTTTAAGAAATCCGACCGACGATTTACCGCCCGTATCTTTGAGCGTGGGCGTTGCTTTCTCCGACAGAGAGAACCCGAAAGGCGATATCTTTAAGGACGCCGATACGGCGCTGTACCGCGTGAAAGAGGCAGGCAGAAACGGCTGCGAAATATTCTGATAAAAAAACTTTTTGAAATGATATGCCCCCGCTTTAAGGACGGTTTGTTCTTCGCCGTCTCTAAAAGAGGGGGCATATCATGCATTTAGTCGATTTTTCAATTCACATAAAGCGTTTCTATCAAGATCGAGATACCGAAGGCTGCGAAAAAGGAGCAAAGTCCCGCCGCAATATCCGCAATCTTATGACGCTTTAAGAAAAGCGAAGCCCATACGCTTAAAAGAAACAAAGCGGCAAAAAAGACAAATGCGCCGACGTAAGAATACATAAGGCTAAAGATACACGGGGATACCGCGCTTGCACTGTGGCCGCTTGCGCGTATATGAAGAAGCTTATTGACCAGCGTAAGAATGACAGCCGTTGCAAAGTATACTCCGAACAGGAATTTGATATTTGGATCTGATGAAAAGAAGCTGTAAACAAAGCATCCGCTGTAGCCGATAAGACTGAATATAAAGGCAAGCTTTCGCTGGCCGTTTCGTCCTGTTTTATAGAGAGCAGGTATGATCCTGTGTATGGGATACGAAAGGATAGGCAGGACAACAAGCCCTGACCATGCTGCGGCGGAGTCTTTCGGCGACATGAAAAAGTCGTTTGCGCCGATAAAAGCCAAAAGAAGAGCTATCATAAACGGAGGCACGGTTATCACGCGTATAAGCTTTGCAATACTTTCGGCAACGCTCTTTCCCTTTGCCATTTAAAAACTCCTTTCTTGACACGGCTTTCGCGTTTTAATATAATACAGGTAAATCGTACCACCTTTGTTTTTGAGCGGCAATATGCTTATGTGTAACAGTATTTCGGTTTTTGTAACAGATAAGAAGGGCTTTTTTATATGGATAAAAGAAAAGAAGCAAATCTCCGCGTAAAAAAAGCAATAACGGACAGCGTTTTTGAGCTGATGAAAAAGGCAGATCTCAGCAAAATATCAGTGACTGAGATCATAAAGCGGGCGGGAGTTGCGCGCGTTTCGTTCTACAGGAATTATTGCTCAAAGGAGGATGTGCTCGTAAGGCTCGTAAGGGATATTTTAGATGATTTCAGGGATACCGCCGACTATGACCTTTCAGACGTTTATACTCTGAAGCATATAAGAAGATGTCTTGCATATTTTAAAAAATACGGCTCATACGTCATAAACCTTCACAGATCGGGATACGGCGCCATGCTCCTTTGCGAATTAAATCAATTTCACGAATCCATAGCGGGGAACATGCCGTTCAACTCAGCCGATCGCTACAAGCTTTATACGTTCATAGGCGCTTTGTATAATTCCGCCATCGTATGGCTGACAGAGGAAAAGCCGGCGCCGATAGAGAGCGTATCAGATACTGTTTTCGACGCGCTCTCTGCCAAAAGAGCATAATAAATACAAAAAGGCTTCTCATGGATTAAAACCATGAGAAGCCTTAATATTTACCATGTAAAAAGCATCTTACCCGAAAGTTTGGGTCACACGGACAAGTTCGTCTCTTATTTTTATGTGCTGAGGACACACATCTTCACATTTTCCGCATTTTACGCACTCTTTGGCCTTCTTTTTGCCGTGACCGGGCACAAGCCACCCTTCCTGCATCTTCGCGGTTTCAAGGTTTTTGTACAGCGTGTACATATTGAGCGCGGTGAACGAGCCGGATATGCCTATGTTTTTAGGGCAGACCTTAGCGCAGTAATTGCAGGTAGTGCAGGGGATAAGCGGTATTTTCGCAAGTTCCTCGCGCGCTCTCTCTATCGTGCGCCGCTCCGTATCGGACAGGCCGCAAAAGCCCTTCATCATATTTATGTTGTCCTCCATCTGCTCCATATTGCTCATGCCCGACAGAACGGTAATAACGCCCGGAAGGTCGGCGGCAAATCGGAGCGCCCACGAAGCGGGCGATGCATTTGGGTCTGCGGCGTTAAGGACGTCTATGACGGACTGCGGCGGCTTTGCAAGCAGACCGCCCTTTACGGGCTCCATTATTACAACGGGCTTGTCAAACTCTCGCGCCACCTCGTATACGCCTCTCGACTGTATCGCAGGGTTCTCCCAGTCGCCGTAATTTATCTGAAGCTGAACGAACTCAGCCTCGGGGTGCGCCGTAAGTATCTCTCTTAACTCCTCAGGCGTAGAGTGGAAGGAAAAGCCTATATGCTTTATAACCCCTTCCGCCTTTTTCTCCTTAATGAACGTCCACATGTCGAAGTCGTCGAAGAAATGGGTGCGCCCCTCGCCGAGATTATGTAGCAGATAAAAATCGAAATATCCCGCGCCCGTTTGCTTTAAGGACGTTTCGAACTGAGCGATAGCGTCCTCTCTCGTTTTGCAGTTTATCCACGCCGCGTTTTT includes:
- a CDS encoding MBL fold metallo-hydrolase; translated protein: MKDFDKVIKRVTGGKGGESFLILGSEKTAVIDTGAAYCASALIENIERELGGRTLDYIFITHSHFDHVGAVASLKAHWPGVKVLGGTHAANILSRPNARKLIRQLAEGAKQLFDPKGEFPPVDYDNDLLVCDIPLKEGDRVSLGDITVRVLDAPGHTRCSVAFYLEELDINFMSESVGVVLKSGDHFPSYVTSYSDAIDTIEKFRKLNARYFVVPHSTDIMDLTEMPGFFDTAVRVADELKDKILRYHDSGMDNDAITDAIVDEVQPILLKNNQTREAFALNMTNTVKTVVRDFRPEDAAK
- a CDS encoding TetR/AcrR family transcriptional regulator, which translates into the protein MDKRKEANLRVKKAITDSVFELMKKADLSKISVTEIIKRAGVARVSFYRNYCSKEDVLVRLVRDILDDFRDTADYDLSDVYTLKHIRRCLAYFKKYGSYVINLHRSGYGAMLLCELNQFHESIAGNMPFNSADRYKLYTFIGALYNSAIVWLTEEKPAPIESVSDTVFDALSAKRA
- a CDS encoding DUF4364 family protein, encoding MPFGVITDITEAKLLILYIFKYCGTALPKTALDDIVKSDELIEHFTYCEAFSQLVESGHVFKVSDKDVYDINADGEEAISMFTKNIPFSIRERAIKESTLVLARLSEGEHIIAEYTPNNDEAGSYTAVLKIIGETETLFDLRLWLPNKMQCDIITTNFKKDPIGIFKELLKMVAN
- a CDS encoding aldo/keto reductase encodes the protein MAYLGENIKKLGFGLMRLPVKEGSKEIDVELTKKMADAFLEAGFTYFDTAWAYPGSEDAFRQAVVERYPRESYTIATKNAAWINCKTREDAIAQFETSLKQTGAGYFDFYLLHNLGEGRTHFFDDFDMWTFIKEKKAEGVIKHIGFSFHSTPEELREILTAHPEAEFVQLQINYGDWENPAIQSRGVYEVAREFDKPVVIMEPVKGGLLAKPPQSVIDVLNAADPNASPASWALRFAADLPGVITVLSGMSNMEQMEDNINMMKGFCGLSDTERRTIERAREELAKIPLIPCTTCNYCAKVCPKNIGISGSFTALNMYTLYKNLETAKMQEGWLVPGHGKKKAKECVKCGKCEDVCPQHIKIRDELVRVTQTFG
- a CDS encoding EAL domain-containing protein: MLKSHERFHYANGKRLILVVDDEIINRELLREILESDYEIIYAEDGEQAMKQCREHKNMLSLVVLDLMMPVMSGIEVLKQIKDDPDLKSLPVIVATSDKQAEVESLSLGAVDFIPKPYPSHDVILARVYRTIELYEDREIISHTERDPLTGLYNREYFYRYAEQFDQHHKNTDMDAMIVDVNHFHMINERFGTSYGDDILRRIGERLREMVNDIDGIVCRREADTFLVYCPHGKNYETILENASVGLTGDDSANNRVRLRMGVYPNVDKSLEVERRFDRAKIAADMVRGSFMKTIGIYNSTMHKKELYDEQLIEDFKKAIAQKQFKVYFQPKFDVRPNEPALSSCEALVRWQHPDLGMISPGVFIPLFENNGLIQELDMYVWRESAKYQREWKERLGYSVPISVNVSRIDMYDSNLVPAMQSIIRDNGISYDDIILEITESAYTQDSEQIVQTVNRLRKLGFRIEMDDFGTGYSSLNMISSLPIDALKLDMQFIRSAFSENGDTRMLEVIIDIADYLKVPVIAEGVETEHQLKALKDMGCDIVQGYYFSKPLPAEEFESFIIDAKRAKEIEQENDRLEDNKEALIAPAEKETSQDTEDKNEPKTKNEKVRHGWQLRTTSYFFVILAFLAAVALFVADISVTRGYERMEQASNRYIMAQLAASNMESGSDYLTDRVRCFVVTGEMEYLDDFFEEVEITKRRDLALSDLETLLKGNDSGAYSSLALALDLSNELVGREYLAMRLVLEAGDYNMADIPKEISSVVLSEEDMALSAQQQREKAQKLVFDNTYMHYKDRIRENVSLCTQELIRTSSLELEQASAQMMLYTNIQTVLTILFLLIVLLIVLFVSIQVRIPLTRMVELMRKQEEVPPTGAEELQFVTRTYNAILKENLLAREELSHEASHDRLTGLFNRGAYEMMLESVDVDHMALILVDVDYFKSVNDTYGHDIGDKVLKRVAEVLKHSFRSVDIICRIGGDEFVVIMTRADSTMRELVRSKIARANELLRNPTDDLPPVSLSVGVAFSDRENPKGDIFKDADTALYRVKEAGRNGCEIF